One part of the Bdellovibrio sp. KM01 genome encodes these proteins:
- a CDS encoding ABC transporter permease, with protein sequence MKTLWGFMKKEMLQTLRDPRMRILLFVAPCIQLTIFATALSTEARNIRLSVFGAPTDSSLMNLYRDCIASGWFIPAQVSSSDPYTQVQGGEADAVLVAPPGGLDRSIGRGEGKVQLLINATNATRGQSIERYVNAVLQMKQTERLKIPLEFDVRVLYNPAMRTALFLVPGVMSMLVCLITILLTSMSITKEKELGTFETLIAAPVKPEEVIMGKTVPYVILGMSNIPLILAVAVFVFGLPMRGSLLVLMFASFMFVCCTVGIGLMISTLAKNQQQSMMGGFLFLLPAMLLSGLAFPVENMPWAMRMFSYVNPITYYIDLLRNIMLKGGDANLILFDVSILAAMAVAAIGYSWHRFKTTL encoded by the coding sequence GTGAAAACTCTGTGGGGCTTTATGAAAAAAGAAATGCTGCAGACTTTGCGCGATCCACGCATGCGCATTTTACTTTTCGTGGCTCCTTGCATTCAGCTCACTATTTTTGCGACGGCTTTATCGACGGAGGCGCGTAACATAAGACTTAGTGTGTTCGGTGCTCCCACAGATTCTTCGCTCATGAATTTGTATCGGGACTGCATTGCCTCAGGATGGTTTATTCCGGCCCAGGTGAGTTCGTCAGATCCATACACTCAAGTGCAAGGGGGCGAGGCCGATGCGGTCCTGGTGGCGCCACCAGGAGGCTTAGATCGCAGTATCGGACGGGGCGAGGGGAAAGTTCAGCTTTTGATTAACGCCACCAATGCCACTCGTGGACAAAGTATTGAACGTTATGTGAATGCCGTTTTACAAATGAAGCAAACGGAGCGTTTAAAAATTCCCTTGGAGTTTGATGTGAGGGTTCTTTACAACCCTGCGATGCGCACGGCTTTGTTTCTGGTTCCAGGTGTCATGAGTATGTTGGTGTGTTTGATCACCATTCTTTTAACCAGTATGTCTATTACGAAGGAAAAAGAACTCGGCACCTTTGAAACTCTGATTGCGGCCCCCGTAAAACCAGAAGAAGTCATTATGGGTAAGACGGTACCCTATGTGATTTTGGGGATGAGTAATATTCCGCTGATTTTGGCTGTAGCTGTTTTCGTCTTTGGACTTCCCATGCGGGGAAGTTTGCTGGTCTTGATGTTTGCCTCATTCATGTTTGTCTGCTGCACGGTGGGTATCGGTCTGATGATTTCGACTTTGGCCAAAAATCAACAGCAGTCCATGATGGGGGGATTTCTTTTCCTGCTGCCAGCAATGCTGCTATCAGGTCTTGCTTTCCCGGTCGAAAACATGCCCTGGGCTATGCGCATGTTTTCATACGTAAATCCAATCACTTATTACATCGATCTTTTAAGAAACATCATGCTAAAAGGCGGGGATGCAAATCTCATTTTATTCGACGTTTCGATTTTAGCGGCAATGGCTGTTGCCGCCATCGGCTACAGCTGGCATCGCTTCAAAACCACTCTCTAA
- a CDS encoding putative quinol monooxygenase produces the protein MTTLGLYIRLEAKPGREFELENFLRDALPLVKEEVNTTAWFACRIGPSAFAIFDAFPDEYGRRAHLEGKVASSLISRASDLLARPPIVERFDVLADKLPGSFSAKEEEEEMQRPDADYRSHL, from the coding sequence ATGACAACGTTGGGTCTGTACATTCGTTTGGAAGCAAAGCCGGGGCGGGAATTTGAACTGGAGAACTTTTTAAGAGACGCTTTACCCCTGGTGAAAGAAGAAGTGAATACCACAGCCTGGTTTGCCTGTCGTATCGGACCCTCCGCCTTTGCGATCTTTGATGCCTTTCCGGATGAGTACGGCCGTCGTGCGCATTTAGAAGGTAAAGTTGCCTCAAGCTTGATTTCCCGCGCCTCGGATCTGTTGGCTCGTCCACCGATTGTGGAGCGCTTTGATGTGTTGGCGGATAAATTGCCAGGATCTTTTTCTGCTAAAGAAGAGGAAGAAGAAATGCAAAGACCCGACGCTGATTACCGCAGTCATCTCTAA
- a CDS encoding ABC transporter ATP-binding protein, whose translation MEIKVQDLHKKMKKVQALKGLNMEFADGLVHGIIGPEGAGKTTLMRHLMGLLKADQGRIEYLQQGQVVAFDKIRRQLAYMPQTQSLYGELSIHEHLEFFKTLYGLKEEDFQERSRKLLEMTRLERFQERLASQLSGGMYKKLGLVCALLASPQVLFLDEPTNGVDPLSRRDFWKLLYELREQEKITILVTTSYMDEALKCENVHLLFDGQTLLEGEPEEILKKEHCHTFDEVFLRYDSSLASFEATP comes from the coding sequence ATGGAAATAAAAGTCCAAGATCTTCATAAAAAAATGAAAAAGGTCCAAGCCCTCAAAGGACTGAATATGGAGTTCGCAGATGGCTTGGTTCATGGAATTATCGGACCCGAGGGGGCTGGCAAAACAACTTTAATGCGTCACTTGATGGGACTTTTAAAGGCAGATCAGGGGCGAATCGAATACTTGCAACAGGGGCAGGTTGTTGCTTTTGATAAAATCCGTCGTCAACTTGCTTACATGCCCCAAACGCAAAGTCTGTATGGCGAGCTTAGTATTCACGAGCATCTGGAGTTTTTTAAAACGCTCTATGGTTTAAAAGAAGAGGACTTTCAAGAGCGCAGCCGTAAGCTTTTAGAGATGACCCGCCTGGAGCGCTTTCAGGAACGACTGGCTTCGCAGTTATCGGGTGGTATGTATAAAAAGCTCGGTCTGGTTTGTGCCTTGCTCGCCTCACCACAAGTTTTATTTTTAGATGAGCCTACGAATGGTGTCGATCCTTTAAGCCGTCGTGATTTTTGGAAGCTATTGTATGAACTGCGCGAGCAGGAAAAGATCACGATCCTTGTGACGACGTCGTATATGGACGAGGCACTTAAGTGTGAAAATGTGCATCTGTTATTTGATGGCCAGACCTTGTTGGAAGGAGAGCCTGAGGAGATTCTAAAAAAAGAACATTGCCACACCTTTGATGAAGTCTTTTTACGCTATGATTCTTCGTTGGCATCCTTTGAGGCCACGCCATGA
- a CDS encoding methyl-accepting chemotaxis protein, with protein MRVKKSVKYFDKETNKGVLFMNGLKSWFRGIRGKLLFSACLPVVAFTMMTFVALRSTNKLGDMLNTAYTDIVPNMDALGQLAMQRARVGYFFWAAVGLHGESRTKFIKKTEDAWQDFKEAQEYYEKTPFGEVEGKNYQIVKDNKATFYKVTEALTEALRKDTPEVDEKVRASLNGGEWHLLALQVQKMSEQNFKYYQEMATEQNAQQVKDRKALTQMLVLIAAMSIFALFGILMWIAYKVSNTVSSIANKLTDSGNQVSSAITQLSVAGQTLSTASTESAASLEETVASLEEMSSMVKMNSDNAKQAATLSQSSKDSAEEGQREMAALIQSMQGISQSSKKIEEIINVIDDIAFQTNLLALNAAVEAARAGEQGKGFAVVAEAVRTLAQRSAVAAKDISTLIKDSVEQVETGAKVADRSAEVLNTIVTSVKKVSDLNNEISAASTEQTTGISQISQAMNQLDAGVQGNAASSEEIAASSEEISAQADLMSKLVADLNLVVTGNSEIQGERSVASTAPQRNASGGKVVQFKTKPAPTAKAAKSPAPKKAQGGAAADMIPFDDEGPRGKVGTTDGF; from the coding sequence ATGCGAGTAAAGAAATCGGTAAAATACTTCGATAAAGAAACCAACAAGGGAGTCTTGTTTATGAACGGTTTGAAATCTTGGTTTCGTGGCATTCGTGGAAAGTTATTGTTCTCTGCTTGTTTGCCTGTTGTTGCATTCACTATGATGACATTTGTTGCGTTACGTAGCACCAACAAGCTGGGCGATATGCTCAACACGGCTTACACAGACATCGTCCCTAATATGGATGCCCTGGGCCAACTAGCGATGCAACGTGCTCGCGTGGGTTATTTCTTTTGGGCTGCAGTCGGTCTGCACGGTGAATCCCGCACTAAGTTTATCAAAAAGACTGAAGATGCATGGCAAGACTTCAAAGAAGCCCAAGAGTACTACGAGAAAACTCCATTTGGCGAAGTTGAAGGTAAAAACTATCAAATCGTAAAAGATAATAAAGCGACATTTTATAAAGTCACTGAGGCCCTAACGGAAGCCCTTCGCAAAGACACTCCTGAAGTGGATGAAAAAGTTCGCGCCTCTTTAAATGGTGGCGAATGGCATCTTTTGGCTCTGCAAGTTCAAAAAATGTCAGAGCAAAACTTTAAATATTACCAAGAGATGGCAACTGAACAAAATGCGCAACAAGTAAAAGACCGTAAAGCTTTGACACAAATGTTGGTCTTGATTGCGGCGATGAGTATCTTTGCTCTGTTCGGCATCTTAATGTGGATTGCCTACAAGGTATCCAACACCGTTAGCAGCATCGCAAACAAACTGACTGATTCTGGAAACCAAGTTTCTTCAGCAATCACTCAGCTTTCCGTGGCAGGCCAAACTCTTTCGACGGCTTCCACTGAATCTGCCGCTTCCTTAGAGGAGACCGTGGCTTCCTTAGAAGAAATGTCTTCTATGGTTAAAATGAATTCTGATAACGCCAAACAAGCAGCGACTTTATCGCAGTCTTCAAAAGATTCTGCAGAGGAAGGTCAACGCGAAATGGCTGCCTTGATTCAATCGATGCAAGGTATTTCTCAATCTTCCAAAAAAATCGAAGAGATTATCAACGTGATCGACGATATCGCCTTCCAAACGAACCTTTTAGCCCTAAACGCAGCGGTTGAAGCTGCGCGTGCGGGTGAACAAGGTAAGGGTTTCGCCGTGGTTGCGGAAGCCGTGCGTACTTTGGCGCAACGTTCCGCAGTTGCAGCGAAAGACATCTCAACACTTATTAAAGACAGCGTTGAGCAAGTTGAAACCGGTGCAAAAGTCGCCGACCGTTCTGCTGAAGTTTTAAACACAATTGTGACTTCCGTTAAAAAGGTTTCAGACCTTAATAATGAAATCTCGGCGGCAAGTACGGAGCAAACAACTGGTATTTCTCAGATTTCTCAGGCCATGAATCAATTAGATGCAGGTGTTCAAGGCAATGCAGCTTCCTCTGAGGAAATCGCGGCGTCATCTGAAGAAATCTCTGCCCAAGCTGATCTTATGAGTAAATTGGTTGCTGACTTAAACCTTGTAGTGACTGGGAACAGTGAGATTCAGGGGGAGCGCTCCGTTGCATCAACCGCTCCACAAAGAAATGCAAGCGGTGGGAAAGTCGTGCAATTTAAAACAAAGCCGGCACCAACAGCTAAAGCCGCAAAGTCCCCTGCCCCTAAAAAGGCACAAGGCGGCGCAGCAGCCGATATGATCCCTTTTGACGATGAAGGTCCACGGGGCAAAGTCGGCACTACGGACGGCTTTTAA
- a CDS encoding iron-containing redox enzyme family protein: MDFTNPEVYANWLAQTYHFVSHSVRLMSLSAGRLPIDNPVGRRMLAHIGEEKGHHTVAVKDMEAMGKKITQYPPFGVTSAFYQSQYFKVMFEHPYHLLGQILMLEAFSVEVGARMYETVKKAHGEKAALFVKIHAFEDVDHVEKAVKTIKSFPPENEAGATENFYQACEMYFNILRTVNECSYQKLVASA, translated from the coding sequence ATGGATTTCACTAACCCCGAAGTTTACGCAAACTGGCTTGCGCAAACGTATCACTTTGTTTCGCACTCGGTACGTTTAATGTCTTTAAGCGCAGGCAGACTGCCAATCGATAATCCTGTGGGCCGCAGAATGCTTGCTCACATCGGTGAAGAAAAAGGACATCACACGGTAGCCGTCAAAGACATGGAAGCCATGGGTAAAAAAATCACCCAATACCCACCATTTGGTGTGACAAGTGCATTCTATCAATCTCAATACTTCAAAGTCATGTTTGAACATCCGTATCACTTGTTGGGACAAATCCTGATGCTTGAGGCATTCTCAGTCGAGGTTGGCGCAAGAATGTATGAAACGGTCAAAAAAGCCCACGGTGAAAAAGCAGCGCTCTTTGTAAAGATCCATGCTTTTGAAGACGTTGACCACGTTGAAAAAGCCGTAAAGACTATCAAATCATTCCCTCCAGAAAACGAAGCTGGTGCCACCGAGAATTTCTATCAGGCCTGCGAAATGTATTTTAATATCTTAAGAACAGTAAATGAATGCAGCTATCAGAAGCTGGTTGCTTCGGCCTAA
- a CDS encoding ABC transporter ATP-binding protein yields MKSVEVKNLSVKFGDFYAVKNVSFAVEAGEIFGFLGANGAGKTTTIRVLCGLLIPSEGEAHVCAIDVRMDSIAVKKQVGYMSQKFTLYDDMTVGENLAFTAALRKIDEAKFKEQKQKLLEFIKFQRSEKTMVRDLPGGIKQQVSLIASVLHDPQVVFLDEPTAGVSPAFRQRFWGLIRDLAASGKTVFVTTHYMDEAEQCGRIALMKDGELIALDSPLNLKKHSFPHKNPKKVTLEDVFITQVEGIS; encoded by the coding sequence ATGAAATCAGTGGAAGTAAAAAATCTTTCAGTTAAGTTTGGTGATTTTTATGCGGTTAAGAATGTTTCTTTTGCGGTGGAGGCCGGGGAGATTTTTGGATTCTTAGGTGCAAATGGTGCGGGTAAGACCACAACGATCCGGGTTTTATGTGGACTATTGATCCCCTCTGAAGGTGAAGCCCACGTCTGTGCAATCGATGTGCGCATGGATTCCATCGCGGTTAAAAAGCAAGTTGGCTATATGTCGCAAAAATTCACTCTGTACGACGATATGACGGTCGGTGAGAATTTGGCGTTTACGGCCGCTTTACGAAAAATCGATGAAGCGAAATTCAAAGAACAAAAACAAAAACTTTTGGAATTCATTAAATTCCAGCGCAGCGAAAAAACCATGGTACGCGATTTGCCGGGCGGTATCAAACAACAGGTCAGCCTTATTGCCTCGGTCCTGCATGACCCGCAGGTGGTTTTCTTGGACGAACCAACAGCCGGTGTCAGTCCTGCATTTCGTCAGCGCTTTTGGGGATTGATCAGGGATCTTGCTGCCAGTGGCAAGACGGTCTTTGTGACCACTCACTATATGGATGAAGCTGAACAGTGCGGAAGAATCGCGTTGATGAAGGACGGGGAGTTGATTGCGCTGGATTCCCCGTTGAATCTGAAAAAACATTCCTTTCCCCATAAGAACCCAAAGAAAGTCACTTTGGAAGATGTCTTTATCACTCAGGTCGAAGGGATCAGCTGA
- a CDS encoding ABC transporter permease, producing the protein MQGSIWAVTRKEIFQIVRDPFTLAVAIFMPIVMVLFFGFAIEFNMDKIPLAIFDGSKTAESRILIDSFISSKYFVPRYVFSPAHAIEALDGGRAKTALIIKPEFARDLTPTRQSSVQILIDGADNSSAASVIGYLGGVQKLALSREFPDIELRQKVEIQSRFLFNPELNSQWFVVPGLAAVIIAILSILLTALTVAREWENGSMELLLGTPVRPLEIIVGKLLPYAVMGVGSVLFVFMMSKVIFRVPFRGSFILYMLSALVFLCTYLAQGLLISVLTRSQQLSMQFAMLSGLLPSMLLSGFIFPAEHMPPFFYYFTMILPARWFIEISRELFLQGAGFMQILPSFAMLCLLLLVMLTVATRKFKKDVEP; encoded by the coding sequence ATGCAAGGATCCATTTGGGCTGTCACCAGAAAAGAAATCTTTCAGATCGTGCGCGATCCGTTCACACTTGCGGTTGCGATCTTTATGCCGATTGTGATGGTTTTGTTTTTTGGTTTCGCCATTGAATTTAACATGGATAAAATCCCCTTGGCGATTTTTGATGGCAGTAAGACCGCCGAGTCCCGGATTTTGATCGATTCTTTCATTAGCTCCAAATATTTTGTTCCTCGCTATGTTTTTAGTCCCGCCCATGCGATCGAAGCCTTGGATGGTGGACGGGCCAAGACCGCGCTTATCATTAAACCTGAATTTGCGCGTGATCTCACTCCCACGCGGCAATCCTCAGTGCAAATTCTGATTGATGGGGCCGATAATTCCTCGGCGGCATCGGTGATTGGATATTTAGGAGGTGTGCAAAAGCTCGCTCTGAGTCGCGAATTTCCTGATATTGAGCTGCGCCAAAAAGTTGAGATTCAATCTCGTTTTTTGTTTAATCCAGAATTGAACAGTCAGTGGTTCGTGGTGCCGGGGCTTGCCGCGGTTATTATTGCGATCTTATCCATTTTGCTGACAGCCTTAACCGTGGCCCGCGAGTGGGAAAATGGTTCGATGGAATTGCTACTTGGTACGCCGGTTAGACCTTTAGAAATCATCGTGGGCAAACTTCTGCCTTATGCGGTGATGGGTGTGGGTTCAGTTTTATTTGTCTTTATGATGTCGAAGGTGATTTTTCGGGTGCCCTTTCGCGGCAGCTTTATTTTGTACATGCTTTCGGCTTTAGTTTTTCTGTGTACTTATTTGGCGCAAGGTTTACTTATTTCCGTCTTAACTCGCAGTCAGCAGCTGAGTATGCAGTTTGCGATGTTATCAGGACTTTTGCCTTCGATGCTTTTGTCGGGATTTATTTTTCCCGCGGAACATATGCCACCTTTTTTCTATTACTTTACGATGATCCTGCCGGCGCGCTGGTTTATTGAAATTAGCAGGGAATTGTTTTTACAGGGTGCGGGATTCATGCAGATTCTTCCTTCGTTTGCAATGCTCTGCTTGTTGTTGCTAGTGATGCTGACGGTGGCGACGCGGAAATTTAAAAAGGATGTCGAGCCGTGA
- a CDS encoding gamma-glutamyl-gamma-aminobutyrate hydrolase family protein, producing the protein MGILRLLFAVLLWTVINSSVAFAGGEVTLYQWLPTGHFAAPFILPVKSGETPEAAAERYLSNLEKHPDLMELFQGQRPQMSARNLTPLDEAREKRALLIANLPKDYGMNSQRVNSFKRIFKDGGHISYILPINANLGLTVDETRSLFTKISESFPMMVAMGGDDVDPAQYKKENMHARNIIPTRDQFEVSLIKNYVASEKGFFLGVCRGSQIASVALGYKLVQDVPVQVGPELPHGNDWHDIEVKKTTNGILSALLPEGSNKLTVNSLHHQAVQFKPGGPLELAATAADGVTEATEFKNGRGILLQFHPELMDNELGNKILWKILQQKSKVMPASCSKVF; encoded by the coding sequence ATGGGAATTTTGCGTTTATTATTTGCAGTACTTCTGTGGACCGTTATTAATTCATCTGTCGCCTTCGCCGGCGGAGAAGTCACCCTTTATCAATGGTTGCCGACGGGGCACTTTGCAGCTCCCTTTATTCTTCCAGTAAAATCCGGTGAAACACCGGAAGCGGCAGCGGAACGCTATCTTTCAAATTTGGAAAAACATCCTGATCTGATGGAGCTTTTCCAAGGCCAGCGCCCGCAAATGTCTGCGCGAAATCTCACTCCTCTGGATGAGGCCCGTGAAAAACGTGCCCTCTTGATTGCAAACTTACCAAAAGACTACGGAATGAATTCCCAACGCGTGAACAGCTTTAAGCGTATTTTTAAGGACGGCGGTCACATCAGTTACATTTTGCCTATCAATGCAAACTTAGGACTGACAGTGGATGAAACCCGCAGTCTTTTCACGAAAATTTCGGAAAGCTTTCCGATGATGGTGGCAATGGGTGGAGACGACGTCGACCCGGCTCAATACAAAAAAGAAAACATGCATGCACGAAACATCATTCCCACACGAGATCAGTTCGAGGTCTCATTGATTAAGAATTATGTTGCAAGCGAAAAAGGCTTTTTCCTGGGAGTGTGTCGCGGATCACAGATCGCTTCGGTGGCCTTAGGCTATAAACTTGTGCAAGACGTTCCTGTGCAAGTGGGACCAGAACTTCCCCATGGAAATGACTGGCATGACATTGAAGTTAAAAAAACCACCAACGGAATTTTGTCTGCTCTTTTACCGGAAGGTTCGAACAAGTTAACGGTGAATTCGCTGCATCACCAAGCGGTGCAATTCAAACCCGGTGGTCCTTTGGAACTTGCAGCCACAGCCGCTGACGGAGTCACTGAAGCGACAGAGTTTAAGAATGGTCGAGGTATTTTGCTGCAATTCCATCCGGAACTTATGGATAACGAATTAGGCAATAAGATCCTGTGGAAAATTCTCCAACAAAAGTCGAAAGTCATGCCTGCAAGCTGTTCCAAGGTCTTTTAG
- a CDS encoding efflux RND transporter periplasmic adaptor subunit has protein sequence MNKKKIVPVVIIVVLILVAFLVRQYLFRTSFRYAGTIEVTKVDVPLRVQAVISHLPVKEGMIVEKGQKLVSLSCEDIKISYELAKSTYRRSASLFKSGNISAESYDQVRSKKDDLETRVGWCEVVSPLKGTVLTKYFEEGEMVNPGAKLVTIGNLEEVYAYFYLPHDEIASIKINQQVEVTLPEMDDKKFPGVIEFINPDAEFTPKNVQTRDERTRLVFGVKIRFANKEGILKPGMTLEWK, from the coding sequence ATGAACAAAAAGAAGATCGTTCCCGTCGTCATCATCGTCGTTCTGATTCTGGTCGCTTTCCTGGTTCGCCAATATTTATTTCGCACGAGCTTTCGTTATGCCGGCACCATTGAAGTCACCAAAGTGGACGTGCCCCTGCGAGTTCAAGCTGTCATCAGTCACTTGCCCGTTAAAGAAGGCATGATCGTGGAAAAAGGGCAGAAGCTGGTTTCCCTTTCTTGCGAAGATATAAAAATCAGCTATGAGCTTGCGAAATCCACTTACCGTCGGAGTGCGAGTCTCTTCAAGAGCGGAAATATTTCCGCGGAGTCTTACGATCAAGTTCGCAGTAAAAAAGATGACCTGGAAACCCGCGTGGGTTGGTGTGAGGTGGTGTCTCCGCTCAAAGGCACTGTTCTGACCAAATATTTTGAAGAAGGCGAGATGGTTAATCCGGGCGCAAAGCTTGTGACCATCGGAAATCTGGAAGAGGTCTATGCTTACTTCTATTTACCCCATGATGAAATTGCTTCCATAAAAATTAATCAACAGGTCGAAGTCACGCTGCCTGAAATGGACGATAAAAAGTTTCCCGGTGTGATTGAATTCATAAATCCCGATGCAGAATTTACTCCTAAGAATGTCCAAACCCGCGATGAGCGCACGCGCTTAGTGTTTGGGGTTAAGATCCGCTTCGCCAACAAAGAGGGGATTCTTAAGCCCGGAATGACTCTGGAATGGAAATAA
- a CDS encoding DUF6279 family lipoprotein: MKNTILFLLLGVMLLSGCSRLDIAYRWADTYIASKVDDYFDISSEQSKALKKDIKKDLGLMKTTLLPQWMERIDKIQNDIDQGTLNDAKVADYFGSFFKDIEQINAHFATTAVDFIATTQPKQIEYFKKSFAKKNQEDIEKAQNVTKLQKDYCSKYEDIFEMFLGSLTKEQKQMIEESVKASPYPAELKAKNKAYIFAEFVTHQNSMDEMKKFVREYTTSAEKFDMPEFRVANQAYQENLQKLITQVMTNLTDKQKMALKSNINEKAEQLRSISAL, from the coding sequence ATGAAGAATACAATACTGTTTTTGTTGCTCGGTGTGATGCTGTTATCTGGTTGCAGTCGTTTGGATATCGCGTATCGCTGGGCCGATACTTATATTGCTTCTAAAGTGGACGACTATTTCGATATCTCCTCGGAACAAAGTAAAGCGCTAAAAAAAGACATCAAGAAAGATCTGGGCTTGATGAAAACCACGCTGCTGCCGCAATGGATGGAGCGCATTGATAAGATTCAAAATGACATCGATCAAGGCACTTTAAATGACGCCAAGGTTGCAGACTATTTCGGGTCCTTCTTTAAAGACATCGAACAGATCAATGCCCACTTTGCCACAACCGCGGTGGACTTCATTGCGACCACTCAGCCAAAACAAATTGAATATTTCAAAAAGTCTTTCGCGAAAAAGAATCAGGAAGATATTGAGAAAGCTCAGAACGTAACGAAGCTTCAAAAGGACTATTGCAGTAAGTATGAAGATATCTTTGAGATGTTTTTGGGGTCCTTGACCAAAGAACAAAAGCAAATGATCGAAGAAAGTGTGAAGGCGTCTCCGTATCCCGCAGAGCTTAAAGCTAAAAACAAGGCCTATATTTTTGCTGAGTTCGTAACCCATCAAAACTCGATGGATGAAATGAAAAAGTTCGTTCGTGAGTACACGACTTCGGCAGAGAAATTCGATATGCCGGAATTTCGTGTAGCGAATCAGGCGTATCAGGAAAATCTGCAAAAGCTGATCACACAGGTGATGACAAATCTGACGGATAAGCAGAAGATGGCTTTAAAGAGCAATATTAACGAAAAAGCCGAACAGCTGCGGTCGATTTCCGCTCTCTAA
- a CDS encoding SCO family protein, producing the protein MVLALKWYQNRQPELGGDFQANYNGSSWKFSDDPKKLNLLYFGYAKCPDVCPMALTYTSQAFRSLTEDQKKNIRLIFVSVDVDHDTPANVAVYAQNFDPSFIGLSGTKQNIDTAVKTFAASYIEEKDAKSYLGYSISHTDRIYFLNKNGIVLDTLPNPRSADSIVQKIKENL; encoded by the coding sequence TTGGTTCTTGCATTGAAATGGTACCAAAATCGCCAGCCTGAGCTGGGTGGAGATTTCCAGGCAAACTATAACGGCTCATCTTGGAAATTTTCTGACGATCCTAAAAAATTGAACCTTCTGTATTTCGGCTATGCGAAATGCCCTGACGTCTGCCCGATGGCTTTAACTTATACCAGCCAGGCTTTTAGATCTTTGACGGAAGATCAAAAGAAAAACATCCGCTTGATCTTTGTAAGCGTTGATGTCGATCACGACACGCCAGCTAACGTGGCCGTTTATGCTCAGAACTTTGATCCAAGCTTTATCGGCCTCAGTGGTACGAAGCAAAACATTGATACCGCGGTTAAAACCTTCGCGGCGAGCTATATCGAGGAAAAAGACGCCAAGTCCTATCTGGGATATTCGATCTCGCACACGGACCGCATTTATTTTCTGAACAAGAATGGTATTGTGCTTGATACATTACCAAATCCGCGTTCAGCTGATTCTATTGTACAAAAAATTAAGGAGAACCTATGA
- a CDS encoding copper chaperone PCu(A)C, with translation MKSMILSAVMVLVSSAALAADIEFSNPHVFVPLKGTNTTAGFGTIKNTTKSEVVVKVVSATPFKAVELHESSEKNGRMTMSKMETIKIAAGQTFELKPGGNHIMLFDATKPVEEKQTVAIKLLVNDKEQTVNFPVVTRLSKETKTEDKKEEHHHH, from the coding sequence ATGAAGTCTATGATTCTTTCTGCAGTAATGGTTTTAGTTTCTTCTGCGGCGTTGGCAGCAGACATCGAATTTTCCAATCCCCACGTGTTTGTCCCGCTAAAGGGCACAAACACAACAGCGGGCTTTGGCACAATCAAAAACACGACAAAATCTGAAGTCGTGGTAAAAGTAGTTTCCGCAACTCCATTTAAAGCTGTTGAGCTTCATGAGTCGTCTGAAAAAAACGGCCGCATGACGATGTCTAAAATGGAAACGATCAAAATTGCAGCTGGTCAAACATTCGAGCTAAAACCTGGCGGCAACCACATCATGCTTTTCGATGCGACAAAACCTGTTGAAGAAAAACAAACTGTGGCAATCAAATTGCTTGTGAACGACAAAGAGCAAACTGTGAACTTCCCAGTGGTAACTCGTTTGTCTAAAGAAACAAAAACTGAAGACAAAAAAGAAGAACACCACCATCACTAA